In a single window of the Alosa sapidissima isolate fAloSap1 chromosome 18, fAloSap1.pri, whole genome shotgun sequence genome:
- the si:dkey-6n21.13 gene encoding P2Y purinoceptor 3, protein MTSDMSMDLPNREGDVNISSLNQSLPNPCNIDESYKYIFLPICYSFTFIFSITLNSIVLYRSFRHTKRWNASLIYMVNLASTDFMYGLSLPFLVASYIMQDNWVFGDFMCRLVRFLFYFNLYCSIFFLTCISVHRYLGICHPMKTITLETKRAVKGTCVVVWAAVFALTCPIFRFAQTQYLPRGGEGVGSGPAANGYSTNGEADWFQNCWDDAIDKEFQDYVPYGITLHLLGFFLPFSIIAWCYSRVVLTIFRTLRSQPCSEKSGGAGGRGGGMMSGAEGMSTILGAHSPYVNRRRKSIKTIITITLLFALCFFPFHVTRTIFLILKVTNRVQCPTMRMVSICYKITRPLASFNAWLNALLYFLTKEKGSPCCPKPEPVQHGLLWPLRMLGRAGEEEDGADEAINNKGNEPNIFRGQP, encoded by the coding sequence ATGACATCAGACATGAGTATGGACCTACCTAACAGGGAGGGAGATGTGAACATCTCATCTCTTAACCAATCACTTCCTAACCCTTGCAACATCGACGAGTCGTACAAGTACATATTTCTCCCAATCTGCTACTCGTTCACATTCATATTTAGCATAACCCTTAACTCTATAGTCTTGTACCGCTCATTCCGTCACACCAAGCGCTGGAACGCCTCACTCATCTACATGGTAAACTTGGCCTCCACTGACTTTATGTACGGCCTCTCTTTGCCTTTCCTGGTGGCCAGCTATATCATGCAAGACAACTGGGTGTTTGGGGACTTCATGTGTCGCCTGGTGCGCTTCCTCTTCTACTTCAACCTCTACTGTAGCATCTTCTTCCTCACATGCATCTCTGTGCACCGCTACCTGGGCATCTGCCACCCCATGAAAACGATCACCCTGGAGACCAAGCGGGCGGTGAAAGGTACCTGCGTTGTGGTGTGGGCAGCGGTGTTTGCGCTCACCTGCCCCATCTTCCgctttgcacagacacagtATCTGCctagaggaggggagggagttgGCTCCGGGCCGGCTGCCAATGGGTACAGCACTAACGGAGAAGCGGACTGGTTCCAGAACTGCTGGGACGATGCCATCGACAAGGAGTTCCAGGACTATGTACCTTATGGAATAACACTGCACCTGCTAGGTTTTTTTTTGCCGTTCAGCATTATCGCCTGGTGTTACTCACGTGTGGTCTTGACTATCTTTAGGACCCTGCGATCCCAACCCTGCTCAGAGAAGAGTGGTGGAGCAGGGGGCCGTGGAGGTGGCATGATGTCTGGAGCAGAGGGAATGTCAACCATTCTGGGCGCACATTCCCCGTATGTGAACAGACGCCGAAAATCAATCAAAACCATAATCACCATCACCCTCCTTTTCGCCCTGTGCTTCTTCCCTTTCCATGTAACCCGCACCATTTTCTTGATTCTGAAAGTGACAAACCGTGTGCAGTGTCCTACCATGCGAATGGTCTCAATCTGTTACAAAATAACAAGACCATTAGCCTCGTTCAACGCCTGGCTAAACGCTTTGCTTTACTTCCTCACCAAGGAAAAGGGTTCTCCTTGCTGCCCAAAGCCGGAACCTGTCCAACACGGTCTGCTCTGGCCCTTGAGAATGCTGGGAAGAGCAGGCGAGGAAGAGGACGGTGCTGATGAAGCAATCAATAACAAAGGAAATGAACCAAACATATTTAGAGGTCAGCCGTAA
- the si:dkey-6n21.12 gene encoding schwannomin-interacting protein 1, whose translation MEGTKEQERERGEEKESDETEEDTEGAAPVWEKDYTEDDLGLPIMHWEALSLRIAELEKQEEERREKEGIAKLPDWTKGQDLGIHRDTWEDGEDLNSRVTALTSRGHMNLQLCFINDSESEEEEEEQTTKRAGKRTAQPASSNASINKSKPTGFKMEVRAALNALRDKLWTEQKRESSSHKILKKPLDRSELQKLSLRELMALRTSLSKDIQDLSSELVGRLLTRDQLRTEQDAMLLEVQDMTAL comes from the exons ATGGAGGGAACgaaggagcaagagagagagagaggagaagaaaaagaaagtgatGAGACAGAGGAAGACACAGAGGGTGCAGCACCAGTGTGGGAGAAGGACTACACGGAGGATGATCTTGGTTTGCCCATCATGCATTGGGAGGCCTTGAGCCTACGGATTGCAGAGCTTGAGAAAcaggaggaagaaaggagagaaaaggag GGTATTGCAAAACTTCCAGACTGGACAAAGGGACAAGATCTCGGAATCCACCGGGACACCTGGGAAGACGGAGAGGACCTCAATAGCCGCGTGACGGCTCTAACATCACG GGGCCATATGAATCTGCAGCTGTGCTTCATCAATGATAGTGAAagtgaggaggaagaagaggaacaA ACGACCAAGCGAGCAGGAAAGAGGACTGCACAGCCAGCTTCATCAAATGCCTCTATAAATAAGAGCAAACCAACCGGTTTCAAGATGGAAGTCCGAGCTGCTCTGAATGCCCTCAGAGATAAACTGTGGACCGAACAGAAACGGGAg AGTTCTTCACATAAGATTCTGAAGAAGCCGCTTGACCGTAGTGAGCTACAAAAGCTCAGCCTAAGGGAGCTCATGGCATTACGGACCTCTCTCAGCAAAGACATTCAAG ACCTCAGCTCAGAGCTTGTTGGTCGCCTTCTTACACGGGACCAGCTGAGGACGGAACAGGACGCCATGCTTCTGGAAGTGCAAGACATGACAGCACTCTGA
- the ankrd46b gene encoding ankyrin repeat domain-containing protein 46 — protein sequence MSYVFINDSSQSSVPLLQACIDGDLAFARRLLETGCDPNIRDSRGRTGLHLAAARGNVEICRFLHKFGADLLATDYHGNTALHLCGHVDTIQFLVSNGLKIDICNHNGSTPLVLAKRRGVNKDAIRLLEGLEEQEMKGFNRGAHSKLETMHMAENESAMESHSLLNPNLQNSEGVLSSFRTTWQEFVEDLGFWRVLALLVVIALLSLGIAYYVSGVLPFSAGQLELVH from the exons ATGTCATATGTCTTCATCAATGACTCATCGCAAAGCAGCGTACCACTGCTGCAAGCATGCATTGATGGAGACCTGGCCTTTGCTAGACGTCTTTTGGAGACTGGCTGTGACCCAAACATTCGGGACAGTCGAGGCCGCACTGGCTTGCACCTAGCCGCTGCACGGGGGAACGTGGAGATATGCCGCTTCCTTCACAAGTTCGGTGCTGACCTCTTGGCCACTGATTACCATGGTAACACTGCGTTACATCTCTGCGGCCACGTCGATACTATCCAGTTCCTGGTGTCTAACGGCTTGAAGATTGACATTTG CAATCACAATGGGTCCACACCATTGGTTCTGGCTAAAAGAAGAGGTGTGAATAAAGATGCCATCCGCCTCCTGGAGGGTCTGGAGGAACAAGAGATGAAAGGCTTTAACAGAGGAGCGCACTCTAAACTGGAGACCATGCATATGGCTGAGAATGAAAG TGCTATGGAAAGCCATTCTCTCCTCAACCCTAACCTTCAGAATAGTGAAGGGGTTCTATCCAGTTTCCGCACCACTTGGCAGGAATTTGTGGAGGATCTTGGCTTCTGGAGAGTCCTTGCGCTGCTGGTGGTCATTGCTCTGCTGTCCCTTGGTATTGCCTATTATGTTAGTGGGGTTCTGCCATTTTCTGCTGGTCAGCTAGAGCTGGTACACTAA
- the LOC121689734 gene encoding zinc-binding protein A33-like isoform X2 has protein sequence MSSTTQLSEEQLLCSICLFVFTDPVSTPCGHNFCMGCINEYWDSIQNYQCPMCKEKFCDRPYLRINTTFREVVEDFKNKKGLAKPEVPCDICTGSRDKAVKSCLVCLVSYCAAHLEPHQRVPVLKKHTLIDPYQKLEERICNKHGQLLELFCKDDNMSICQFCIETDHMSHNTVPLEVECVHHKIRLEKTHTDIQLLIKDRLNQIKKIRHTLQVGKKTTEKEIESSSEVFIALIQSVEQSQANLAKAMQEKHKEVERDAEQLIKELEKDIIQLEERDANLEQLSHSDDYVHLLQVYSSMPNIPEPKVFSEFCIKTDLCMDALWKVMAELKQSLQKEMDTLSGILDVTLDPNTAHPELVLSADMKQVSFGNKRQRLLNSPERFDSAVSVLAKEGYCSGRFYFEVQVKGKTEWDLGVVCETANRKGEIKLTPAHGYFTLVLRNGDEYTAAAGPSVRLTLSEKPEKVGVFVDYEEGTVSFYNVEAKSQMYSFNGFSFTEKLFPYFSPFLSDGGRNAAPLIIMNDVGTTPVLL, from the exons ATGTCATCAACCACACAACTATCTGAAGAGCAACTCCTGTGCTCCATATGTCTCTTTGTTTTCACTGACCCAGTATCTACTCCATGTGGACACAATTTTTGTATGGGGTGCATTAACGAATACTGGGATAGCATCCAAAACTACCAATGTCCTATGTGCAAAGAGAAATTCTGTGACAGACCTTATCTAAGGATCAACACAACCTTCAGAGAGGTGGTGGAAGACTTCAAGAATAAAAAGGGTCTTGCTAAACCTGAAGTTCCCTGTGATATCTGTACGGGGTCAAGGGACAAGGCGGTGAAATCCTGCCTTGTTTGCTTGGTCTCCTATTGTGCTGCTCACCTGGAACCACATCAAAGAGTTCCAGTCTTAAAGAAGCACACCCTTATAGACCCTTACCAGAAACTGGAGGAGAGAATATGCAACAAGCATGGCCAACTCCTAGAGTTATTCTGCAAAGATGACAATATGAGTATCTGTCAGTTCTGCATTGAGACAGACCACATGAGCCACAACACCGTTCCATTAGAAGTGGAGTGTGTCCACCATAAG ATTCGGCTGGAAAAGacccacacagacatacagctACTGATTAAGGACAGATTAAATCAGATAAAGAAAATTAGACACACTCTTCAAGTTGGCAAG AAAACTACTGAGAAAGAAATAGAATCTAGTTCTGAGGTCTTTATCGCCCTGATACAATCTGTTGAGCAAAGCCAGGCCAATCTGGCCAAGGCAATGCAAGAGAAGCACAAAGAAgtggagagagatgcagagcagCTCAtcaaggagctggagaaggataTCATccagctggaggagagagacgCTAACCTGGAGCAGCTCTCTCACAGTGACGACTATGTGCATCTTCTTCAG GTCTATTCATCAATGCCCAATATTCCAGAACCCAAGGTCTTCAGTGAATTTTGCATAAAAACTGACCTGTGCATGGATGCCTTGTGGAAGGTCATGGCTGAGCTGAAACAATCATTACAGAAAGAAATGGACACTCTCTCTGGCATAC TGGATGTGACCTTGGATCCGAACACAGCCCACCCAGAGCTTGTACTCTCTGCTGACATGAAACAAGTTTCATTTGGAAATAAGCGGCAGAGACTCCTTAACAGCCCAGAGAGATTTGACTCTGCTGTTTCTGTCTTGGCAAAGGAAGGGTACTGCTCAGGGAGATTTTACTTTGAGGTCCAGGTCAAGGGGAAAACTGAGTGGGATTTGGGAGTGGTTTGCGAGACTGCCAACAGAAAAGGAGAGATTAAACTGACCCCAGCTCATGGCTATTTTACACTGGTCTTAAGGAATGGGGACGAGTACACCGCTGCTGCCGGTCCATCTGTGCGGCTCACCCTAAGCGAGAAGCCTGAAAAGGTTGGGGTCTTTGTGGATTACGAGGAGGGCACTGTCTCTTTTTATAATGTAGAGGCCAAGTCCCAGATGTACTCGTTTAATGGTTTCTCATTTACAGAGAAGCTGTTTCCATACTTTAGCCCTTTTCTTAGTGATGGAGGTCGCAATGCTGCCCCTCTCATCATCATGAATGATGTCGGTACCACCCCTGTCTTATTGTAG
- the LOC121689734 gene encoding zinc-binding protein A33-like isoform X1, which yields MSSTTQLSEEQLLCSICLFVFTDPVSTPCGHNFCMGCINEYWDSIQNYQCPMCKEKFCDRPYLRINTTFREVVEDFKNKKGLAKPEVPCDICTGSRDKAVKSCLVCLVSYCAAHLEPHQRVPVLKKHTLIDPYQKLEERICNKHGQLLELFCKDDNMSICQFCIETDHMSHNTVPLEVECVHHKIRLEKTHTDIQLLIKDRLNQIKKIRHTLQVGKKTTEKEIESSSEVFIALIQSVEQSQANLAKAMQEKHKEVERDAEQLIKELEKDIIQLEERDANLEQLSHSDDYVHLLQVYSSMPNIPEPKVFSEFCIKTDLCMDALWKVMAELKQSLQKEMDTLSGIQLKRIQKYKVDVTLDPNTAHPELVLSADMKQVSFGNKRQRLLNSPERFDSAVSVLAKEGYCSGRFYFEVQVKGKTEWDLGVVCETANRKGEIKLTPAHGYFTLVLRNGDEYTAAAGPSVRLTLSEKPEKVGVFVDYEEGTVSFYNVEAKSQMYSFNGFSFTEKLFPYFSPFLSDGGRNAAPLIIMNDVGTTPVLL from the exons ATGTCATCAACCACACAACTATCTGAAGAGCAACTCCTGTGCTCCATATGTCTCTTTGTTTTCACTGACCCAGTATCTACTCCATGTGGACACAATTTTTGTATGGGGTGCATTAACGAATACTGGGATAGCATCCAAAACTACCAATGTCCTATGTGCAAAGAGAAATTCTGTGACAGACCTTATCTAAGGATCAACACAACCTTCAGAGAGGTGGTGGAAGACTTCAAGAATAAAAAGGGTCTTGCTAAACCTGAAGTTCCCTGTGATATCTGTACGGGGTCAAGGGACAAGGCGGTGAAATCCTGCCTTGTTTGCTTGGTCTCCTATTGTGCTGCTCACCTGGAACCACATCAAAGAGTTCCAGTCTTAAAGAAGCACACCCTTATAGACCCTTACCAGAAACTGGAGGAGAGAATATGCAACAAGCATGGCCAACTCCTAGAGTTATTCTGCAAAGATGACAATATGAGTATCTGTCAGTTCTGCATTGAGACAGACCACATGAGCCACAACACCGTTCCATTAGAAGTGGAGTGTGTCCACCATAAG ATTCGGCTGGAAAAGacccacacagacatacagctACTGATTAAGGACAGATTAAATCAGATAAAGAAAATTAGACACACTCTTCAAGTTGGCAAG AAAACTACTGAGAAAGAAATAGAATCTAGTTCTGAGGTCTTTATCGCCCTGATACAATCTGTTGAGCAAAGCCAGGCCAATCTGGCCAAGGCAATGCAAGAGAAGCACAAAGAAgtggagagagatgcagagcagCTCAtcaaggagctggagaaggataTCATccagctggaggagagagacgCTAACCTGGAGCAGCTCTCTCACAGTGACGACTATGTGCATCTTCTTCAG GTCTATTCATCAATGCCCAATATTCCAGAACCCAAGGTCTTCAGTGAATTTTGCATAAAAACTGACCTGTGCATGGATGCCTTGTGGAAGGTCATGGCTGAGCTGAAACAATCATTACAGAAAGAAATGGACACTCTCTCTGGCATAC AATTGAAGAGGATTCAAAAATATAAAG TGGATGTGACCTTGGATCCGAACACAGCCCACCCAGAGCTTGTACTCTCTGCTGACATGAAACAAGTTTCATTTGGAAATAAGCGGCAGAGACTCCTTAACAGCCCAGAGAGATTTGACTCTGCTGTTTCTGTCTTGGCAAAGGAAGGGTACTGCTCAGGGAGATTTTACTTTGAGGTCCAGGTCAAGGGGAAAACTGAGTGGGATTTGGGAGTGGTTTGCGAGACTGCCAACAGAAAAGGAGAGATTAAACTGACCCCAGCTCATGGCTATTTTACACTGGTCTTAAGGAATGGGGACGAGTACACCGCTGCTGCCGGTCCATCTGTGCGGCTCACCCTAAGCGAGAAGCCTGAAAAGGTTGGGGTCTTTGTGGATTACGAGGAGGGCACTGTCTCTTTTTATAATGTAGAGGCCAAGTCCCAGATGTACTCGTTTAATGGTTTCTCATTTACAGAGAAGCTGTTTCCATACTTTAGCCCTTTTCTTAGTGATGGAGGTCGCAATGCTGCCCCTCTCATCATCATGAATGATGTCGGTACCACCCCTGTCTTATTGTAG